A region of the Heptranchias perlo isolate sHepPer1 chromosome 25, sHepPer1.hap1, whole genome shotgun sequence genome:
ccttggacttatttgggggttgtgacaaaaaatgcagcagacaactggttttggtacaagaaaagaaactgggtttattgaaatcacaaatgaacttataacattaggataacactgagatacaaagtacacttagttaagaatggggaacacacagcataacgagggaaaatcaccctactaatccccttacccttgtcccacccccaaaacctaactaaattgaactaggagaggtcaggaatcatgctcaccaaaccagggttccttgacagttcgaaatccagccaggtgagccggttgcagttttggggtacgctctttgtgtcctctgggccctgccgtccccacgtggccctggtctgtggaatctgcgaaggttcttcagttggatagagtctgttggtgcggtgaggcgcagttgtgggtggacgatctTCGTGCAGGGCTGTGGCTGCCTTCTTGCTGCTTCAAAACTGCTGTTTTAAAgctgaactgcttagaacctgctccaaaaccaaaACCCCCTGCTTCATAACTGGTCCCCAGTTATACTGACTTttgaatttcttatctgattcccaaaacaaggttagttctttgtgttcttcaggtgattgttggcttcctgtttttagtagttagtagcgataatttatgcaaggttttgatgtgCTTTAGTTTtgtgtaagctgaagtctttctctgggttgattgttttaaagggaagaatgcgtattctgtctactctcattgtctggttttcaggaacaatccactcTGTCGCAACAAGTCCAGGCATGTCTTGCAGGGATCCATGTTTTAAaacaaacatttacctgaggaaggagaaaatctccgaaagcttgtgaatttaaaataaaattgctggactataacttggtgttgtaaaattgtttacaattaaaactaGCAGTTGATACGTCTTCAAATAAaattccaaaagtcatatcctcgttgatgatatgaaaaatgtgggaattttgagaacccttcactcTAAGCAACTGTACAAGAGGCCTCGGCTTCACACTGTCCCCTGGAAGAGGCCCTATGCAAACTTCCTTAAGGTGCTGGCTGCGACGCCGAGCAGATTACCCTAAACCTAGCCTTTATTTGGCATTGATTAAGGCTGAATTTCATgcacagttaaaaataaaataccaattattaacaatcaattggcctggaggtggtagcactctcgtctttgGGTCAGAAggctctgggttcaagtcccactcgagacttgagcacaaaatctaggctgacactccagtgcagtactgagggagtgctgcactgtcggaggtgccgtctttccgatgagacgttaaaccgagcccccgtctgccctctcaggtggacataaaagatcccgtggcacgattcggagagcaggagagttttcctggtgccctgaccaatatttatccctcacccaacatcagtaaaacagattatctgatcattatcacattgctatttgtggaatctttttgtgcgcaaattggctgccgcatttcctacattacaagtaggAACTACTCtacatcaaaagtactttgttgtcttcaaagcgctttgagacgtcctgaggtcgtgaaaagcactacataaatgcaaggcttttctttctgtcttttgcaTGCATTTACGGGTTTAATACCCCCACTAAAacagcccactgagccatggcaccAGTCCGCTACTATCACCCACTAATCATTTCTAGATTTCATGTTTGACATGAAACCATTATCGAGCTTGTAAATGGTTTGTTGACATTAGTGAAGGTATCCATCCAAGGCGTCCAATCAGTCTTTAAATACATGTGCAAATAAGGATTGGCCCAACTCCATATGCTGTGGAGTACTCAATACTTTGAATGGAGGTGATAGAACACAAGGGAAAATGAATGAAGGCCACGGACAACCCCAATGAAAGTCCCCTCAAGTGCAAAGAGAAATTTGATTCAGACCAGGTCCAGCTTTGATCTCTAACCTCTGCTTAGTTAGCTGACCGGTGTTGGGCGTTGGTAGTGGGGGTAGTGCTCTCAGCACCACTGGGCTAGGGAGGATTAAAATTAGCCAATGACCATACCTGCAGAGTACACATGTGTGGGTGTCTGGTGGGGACAGATTAGGACTTCAGCTGTGGACCCCCTTCGCACTCAGGAAGCCCAGCAACACTCACTGTTCAGGAACAGACACGAGGAATGAGCACTCGGATAGGGTCATGGAGGATGTTAgctactgtggaactgtacccagcaagagGCCTGCACCTTTGGGAGTGCTGAAAATTGTCAGGAAAGGGAGCTTTAGAATATcagcaaataagaaatatttcatttttaaaaaatctatgatCAGTAGATTTTACTCTTCAAAGGTACGGTTTAAATGTTTGCTATAATAATGAGAATGCATTAATTCACACAAGGCCTTCTTGTTGTTGCAGATACAATAGCTTGGTGACTGGTCAACGTGCGAGAGGAATCATCTGTATCTGTTGGGTTCTGTCCTTTATGATTGGCTTGACTCCAATGCTCGGCTGGAATAAATCCAATTGCAACAAAGTGAAAATGAATGAGACTATTACGTGCAGGGATGGTATGGTCTCCTGCCTGTTTGAAGAGGTGGTCACTATGGACTATATGGTCTATTATAACTTCTTTGCCTGTGTCTTGATACCCTTGCTTATAATGTTTGGGATTTACCTGAGGATCTTCATGGCTGCTCGCCATCAGCTCAAGCAAATGGATTTTAAAATCATCCACACGGAGAAGACAAGGTCCACCCTCCAGAAGGAAGTCCACGCAGCCAAGTCCTTGGCCATCATCGTGGGACTCTTCGCTGTCTGCTGGCTGCCATTGCACATTATAAATTGTGTCAACCTCTTCTGCGGGAACTGTCGGCCGCCAGCCTGGATCATGTACTTTGCGATTATCCTGTCACATGCCAACTCGGTCGTGAACCCTTTAATTTACGCGTACAGGATCAGGGAGTTCCGCCAGACCTTCCGGAAGATTCTGAAAAGGCATGTCCTGAGGAAAACGGACCAGGCATTCAAAAACCAGAACACAAGGAGCTCCATTCACACTAATGGAGTGGGTATAAATGTTCATATCAATGGGTATCCTTTAGATCGCCTTAATACCTGTGATGTTGAGAAAACTGAAGTTGTAGATAAAGATATTCATCAGAATGGGCACATTAGGGATCTCCAGCCAAATGGGACCATCCCAGGAGCTCATCAAAATGAACAGCTTCTTGATCAAAACGGAGACTTACTTGAGGACCAGGTCAGCAGCTGCTGTGATGTGCACCTCAACATGGCCTTTTTACAACAGACTTCCTGCATGACTCTAACCGAAGTCTCTTGACCTGCAACCAAATGAAGTCCCTACTTGTTG
Encoded here:
- the LOC137341924 gene encoding adenosine receptor A2a-like; this encodes MLVTERQSLENVIYIVFELVIAVLAVLGNVLVCWAVYLNSNLQNVTNFFVVSLAVADIAVGVLAIPFAITISTGFCSLFYGCLFIACFVLVLTQSSIFSLLAIAIDRYIAIKIPLRYNSLVTGQRARGIICICWVLSFMIGLTPMLGWNKSNCNKVKMNETITCRDGMVSCLFEEVVTMDYMVYYNFFACVLIPLLIMFGIYLRIFMAARHQLKQMDFKIIHTEKTRSTLQKEVHAAKSLAIIVGLFAVCWLPLHIINCVNLFCGNCRPPAWIMYFAIILSHANSVVNPLIYAYRIREFRQTFRKILKRHVLRKTDQAFKNQNTRSSIHTNGVGINVHINGYPLDRLNTCDVEKTEVVDKDIHQNGHIRDLQPNGTIPGAHQNEQLLDQNGDLLEDQVSSCCDVHLNMAFLQQTSCMTLTEVS